The following coding sequences lie in one Oncorhynchus nerka isolate Pitt River linkage group LG14, Oner_Uvic_2.0, whole genome shotgun sequence genomic window:
- the LOC115126245 gene encoding ATPase family AAA domain-containing protein 2-like isoform X2, translating into MVMLRSSGVGAEPATRKRNRVDLDTSSEFLSLESATQTKSSRLKRGLDDSYSNTENTRNGHSMVKEEDSPPRRGSLRTRGQTVKHEVSLAKINGQTKSPEKEEETGEHSTRKSPRLQGDGKASASSRDKQSEADATDEVEEEEASTLKTQFVLRPREEDSSVRRSSRITRYKRKSRNQSVLYNRLITNTAEAVLQKMDDMQKMRRRLRSRDTTEEDLVIYAGAKRKRSSERTEEGSEDPQENKNGVTSSEEENDEEEGGKNNQADDEDDDDDRNEDDDDDEEEDDDDDHDEDDNQKRYDFRQRKAAVRYQAPREEPKTKAIFFKTSRHLSPSRRRYGFSSTGPRSPYNIRRGNRSVSDRRRHAIHSSDSTTSSSSSSPSSSDDDKFQRRRRKSRNRSVNRCLPMNLLKEDVLGIHKDRMKIGASLADVDPMQIDQTVSLADVDPMQIDQTVRFDSIGGLTRHISALKEMVVFPLLYPEVFERFKIQPPRGCLFYGPPGTGKTLVARALANECSQGERKVSFFMRKGADCLSKWVGESERQLRLLFDQAYQMRPSIIFFDEVDGLAPVRSSRQDQIHSSIVSTLLALMDGLDSRGEVVVIGATNRLDSIDPALRRPGRFDREFLFGLPDREARKDILQIHTRQWTPQPSASFLEELADKCVGYCGADMKAVCAEAALCALRRRYPQIYSSSQKLVLDVASISIGSRDFLSAMRKTVPASQRAVSSPAKALTPVVQPLLGAALQTVLGAVSRLFPHAEQGLKRDKRDNGVLPAGVLDADLLHSEDEDSSVCITGVSHKAKAAGGFLHFSRSVLNQPTSYRPRLLLAGRPGSGQSSHLAPAVLHALEKFTVYTLDMAVLFGVSTTSPEEACAQMFCEAKRTSPSILYIPHIQRWWDTVGSALRATFLSLLQDIPSFSPILLLATCNVPHSSLFPEVQDLFCAEYGEVLQVQVPTPQERRNFFDDLILSQAAKAPASQKKAVLAALEVLPVAPPLPPRMLTEKEQQRLEEQEEDTLRELRLFLRDVTNRLSQDKRFKAFTKPVDLEEVPDYATVIEQPMDLSTVLSNIDTHKYVTVKEFVHDVDLIWKNCLEYNPDKDPSDRQIRHRACALKDTVQAIVKDELDEDFEKICEDIKESRSTRGCSTSRFAPSYYHVHPKTRAVDAQSTDAAGPSKESTTAAPSAVTTPRPSAQKKKRRKSRWCNGIIRKRSSPHTSKDHSAVVESGEEEEERRGAESEEEEGGDAAAESGLEELEITGAEETPMEQEEPAQQENQDRQPMEKDTKDSQTTEDASQATTEATPPTTEATPPRVEEAVEARAGDQSSEGTQDPVVVVGAQENHFLPEGGDDGQASSTDKTEPLRVEVDQENTTEVGVRRVTRVLNYQGMQQVMDVDQEILDQKTQPPVVDHNKLKELLQRAVSKTEGYEVYQLEKLYALLCQSIYRHRKDYDKTALLKEMENEIEDFS; encoded by the exons ATGGTGATGCTACGCAGCAGCGGCGTGGGCGCGGAACCAGCAACTCGGAAGAGGAACCGGGTTGACTTGGATACGAGCTCCGAGTTTCTGTCGCTGGAGAGCGCAACGCAGACAAAGTCGAGTCGGCTGAAGAGGGGCCTGGATGACAGCTACAGTAACACTGAAAACACGCGAAAT GGCCACTCGATGGTGAAGGAGGAGGATAGCCCTCCGAGACGAGGATCCCTGAGGACCAGGGGACAGACCGTCAAACACGAGGTGTCCTTGGCTAAAATAAATGGCCAAACCAAGTCCCctgagaaagaggaggaaacTGGCGAACACAGCACAAG GAAATCCCCAAGACTGCAGGGCGATGGAAAAGCCTCCGCGTCATCCAGGGATAAGCAATCTGAAGCTG ATGCTACTGATGAAGTTGAGGAAGAAGAGGCCTCTACTCTGAAGACCCAGTTTGTTCTGCGTCCCAGGGAGGAGGACAGCTCTGTGAGACGCAGCTCCAGGATCACCAGATACAAGCGTAAATCCAGGaaccagtctgtcctctataaccgCCTCATCACCAA CACAGCTGAGGCAGTGCTGCAGAAGATGGATGATATGCAGAAAATGCGTCGCCGGTTAAGAAGCAGGGATACTACAGAGGAG GACCTTGTAATCTACGCTGGGGCCAAGAGGAAAAGGTCTTCTGAAAGAACCGAGGAAGGAAGTGAAGACCCTCAAGAGAATAAAAATGGAGTGACCTCCAGTGAAGAGGagaatgatgaggaagagggaggCAAAAATAATCAGGCAGATGACGAAGACGATGACGATGACCGtaatgaagatgatgatgatgatgaggaggaggacgaTGATGATGACCATGATGAAGATGACAACCAGAAACGTTATGACTTCAGGCAGAGGAAAGCTGCCGTTCGCTACCAGGCACCACGGGAGG AGCCCAAGACAAAGGCCATCTTCTTCAAGACTTCAAGACACTTGTCCCCATCCAGGCGGAGGTATGGGTTCAGCTCTACTGGTCCGAGAAGCCCTTACAACATAAGGAGAGGCAACAG GAGTGTGTCTGATAG AAGAAGACATGCCATCCACAGTAGTGACTCCAccacctcgtcctcctcctcttccccctcctcctctgacgATGATAAGttccagaggaggaggaggaagagcaggaaCAGATCGGTGAATAGATGTCTTCCCATGAATCTGCTGAAGGAGGATGTCCTGGGAATCCACAAGGACAGGATGAAGATTGGAGCCAGTCTAGCTGACGTTGACCCCATGCAGATAGACCAGACAGTAAGTCTAGCTGACGTTGACCCCATGCAGATAGACCAGACA GTGCGTTTTGACAGCATTGGGGGACTGACTAGGCACATCTCTGCCCTGAAAGAGATGGTGGTCTTCCCTCTACTTTACCCAGAGGTGTTTGAGAGGTTCAAGATCCAACCACCAAG gggctgTTTGTTCTACGGACCTCCTGGAACAGGGAAGACTCTAGTGGCCAGGGCGTTGGCTAACGAGTGcagtcagggagagaggaaggtctCTTTCTTCATGAGAAAGGGAGCAGACTGCCTCAGCAAGTGGGTGGGAGAGTCCGAACGGCAGCTACGTCTTCTCTTCGACCAG GCTTATCAGATGCGGCCATCGATTATATTCTTTGATGAGGTTGATGGGTTGGCTCCCGTCCGCTCAAGCAGACAGGACCAGATACACAG CTCCATTGTGTCCACTCTCCTTGCCCTGATGGATGGGTTAGACAGCAGAGGAGAGGTCGTGGTGATCGGAGCGACTAACCGTCTGGATTCTATAGACCCAGCTCTCAGGCGACCTGGGCGCTTCGACCGAGAGTTCCTCTTTGGCCTGCCTGACAGAGAG GCTCGGAAGGATATTCTGCAGATCCACACCAGACAGTGGACTCCCCAGCCATCAGCCTCGTTCCTGGAAGAACTGGCAGACAAGTGTGTTG GTTACTGCGGTGCTGACATGAAGGCGGTGTGTGCTGAGGCGGCTCTGTGTGCCCTGAGGAGACGCTACCCTCAGATCTACTCCTCGTCCCAGAAGCTGGTTTTAGATGTGGCATCTATCTCCATCGGCAGCAGGGACTTCCTGTCAGCCATGAGGAAGACGGTCCCAGCCTCCCAGAGAGCTGTGTCGTCCCCGGCCAAGGCTCTGACTCCTGTGGTCCAGCCACTGCTTGGTGCAGCCTTACAGACTGTACTGGGTGCAGTTAGCAGGCTGTTCCCACATGCAGAACAGGGGCTCAAGAGAGATAAGCGAGACAACG GTGTCCTCCCAGCTGGTGTTTTAGATGCTGATCTCCTGCACAGTGAAGATGAGGACTCCTCTGTCTGCATCACCGGTGTCTCTCACAAGGCCAAGGCAGCTGGGGGCTTCCTGCATTTCAGCAG gAGCGTGCTGAACCAGCCCACATCGTACCGTCCCAGGCTGCTGCTGGCGGGGCGTCCTGGGTCAGGTCAGAGCAGTCACCTGGCCCCTGCTGTGCTCCATGCCCTGGAGAAGTTCACAGTTTACACCCTGGACATGGCCGTGCTGTTCGGAGTCAGCACCACCTCTCCAGAGGAGGCCTGCGCTCAG ATGTTCTGTGAGGCCAAGAGGACGTCCCCCAGTATCCTTTATATCCCTCACATCCAGCGGTGGTGGGACACGGTGGGGTCTGCTCTCAGAGCTACCTTCCTCAGCTTGTTACAGGACATCCCCTCATTCTCACCCATCCTGCTGCTGGCCACCTGTAATGTCCCCCACAGCAGCCTCTTCCCTGAG GTCCAGGACCTGTTCTGTGCTGAGTATGGAGAGGTGCTCCAGGTTCAGGTCCCAACCCCACAGGAGAGAAGGAACTTCTTTGACGATCTCATCCTAAGCCAGGCAGCCAAAGCTCCTGCATCCCAGAAGAAAGCAG TGCTTGCAGCCCTGGAGGTGCTTCCTGttgctccccctcttcccccaagGATGCTGACAGAAAAGGAGCAGCAGCGattggaggagcaggaggaagacACTCTCAGGGAGCTCCGCCTCTTCCTGCGTGATGTCACCAACCGCCTCTCTCAGGACAAACGCTTCAAGGCCTTCACCAAGCCTGTCGACCTGGAGgag GTACCTGACTATGCTACAGTTATAGAGCAGCCCATGgacctgtccactgtcctctccaacATCGACACTCACAAGTACGTGACTGTGAAGGAGTTTGTCCACGACGTGGATCTCATCTGGAAGAACTGTCTGGAATACAACCCTGACAAAGATCCTTCAG ATCGTCAGATCCGCCACAGAGCCTGTGCTCTGAAGGACACTGTTCAGGCCATCGTCAAAGACGAACTGGATGAAGACTTTGAGAAGATCTGCGAGGATATCAAGGAGTCCCGCAGCACAAGAG GTTGCTCCACCTCAAGGTTCGCTCCATCCTACTATCACGTTCATCCCAAGACCAGAGCAGTGGATGCCCAGAGCACCGATGCAGCAGGCCCCTCTAAGGAGTCTACCACTGCTGCTCCCTCAGCTGTGACCACGCCACGCCCTTCAG CTCAGAAGAAGAAGCGCAGGAAGAGCCGCTGGTGCAACGGCATCATCAGGAAAAGGTCCTCTCCTCACACTTCTAAAGACCACTCTGCTGTGGTGGAgtctggagaggaagaggaggagaggagaggggcagagagcgaggaggaggaggggggtgatGCTGCAGCAGAGTCAGGCCTGGAGGAGCTGGAGATCACTGGGGCTGAGGAGACCCCCATGGAGCAGGAGGAACCAGCCCAACAGGAGAACCAGGACAGACAGCCCATGGAGAAAGACACTAAGGACAGCCAGACCACGGAGGATGCTAGCCAGGCTACAACGGAGGCTACCCCGCCCACAACGGAGGCTACCCCGCCCAGGGTGGAGGAAGCTGTGGAGGCTAGGGCTGGAGACCAGAGCAGTGAGGGCACCCAGGACCCTGTAGTGGTGGTTGGAGCTCAGGAAAACCACTTCTTACCAGAAGGGGGAGACGAT GGGCAGGCGTCCTCTACAGACAAAACTGAGCCTCTGAGAGTGGAAGTGGACCAAGAGAATACCACAG AAGTAGGAGTGAGGCGTGTGACGCGGGTCTTGAATTACCAGGGGATGCAGCAGGTGATGGATGTTGACCAGGAGATACTGGACCAGAAGACACAGCCCCCTGTGGTTGATCACAACAAACTAAAG GAGCTGCTTCAGAGAGCGGTGTCTAAGACTGAGGGATATGAGGTCTATCAACTGGAGAAGCTATACGCCTTGTTATGTCAGAGTATCTACAGACACCGCAAAGACTACGACAAGACTGCCCTGCTGAAG GAAATGGAAAATGAAATTGAAGATTTTTCATAA
- the LOC115126245 gene encoding ATPase family AAA domain-containing protein 2-like isoform X6: MVMLRSSGVGAEPATRKRNRVDLDTSSEFLSLESATQTKSSRLKRGLDDSYSNTENTRNGHSMVKEEDSPPRRGSLRTRGQTVKHEVSLAKINGQTKSPEKEEETGEHSTRKSPRLQGDGKASASSRDKQSEADATDEVEEEEASTLKTQFVLRPREEDSSVRRSSRITRYKRKSRNQSVLYNRLITNTAEAVLQKMDDMQKMRRRLRSRDTTEEDLVIYAGAKRKRSSERTEEGSEDPQENKNGVTSSEEENDEEEGGKNNQADDEDDDDDRNEDDDDDEEEDDDDDHDEDDNQKRYDFRQRKAAVRYQAPREEPKTKAIFFKTSRHLSPSRRRYGFSSTGPRSPYNIRRGNRSVSDRRRHAIHSSDSTTSSSSSSPSSSDDDKFQRRRRKSRNRSVNRCLPMNLLKEDVLGIHKDRMKIGASLADVDPMQIDQTVRFDSIGGLTRHISALKEMVVFPLLYPEVFERFKIQPPRGCLFYGPPGTGKTLVARALANECSQGERKVSFFMRKGADCLSKWVGESERQLRLLFDQAYQMRPSIIFFDEVDGLAPVRSSRQDQIHSSIVSTLLALMDGLDSRGEVVVIGATNRLDSIDPALRRPGRFDREFLFGLPDREARKDILQIHTRQWTPQPSASFLEELADKCVGYCGADMKAVCAEAALCALRRRYPQIYSSSQKLVLDVASISIGSRDFLSAMRKTVPASQRAVSSPAKALTPVVQPLLGAALQTVLGAVSRLFPHAEQGLKRDKRDNGVLPAGVLDADLLHSEDEDSSVCITGVSHKAKAAGGFLHFSRSVLNQPTSYRPRLLLAGRPGSGQSSHLAPAVLHALEKFTVYTLDMAVLFGVSTTSPEEACAQMFCEAKRTSPSILYIPHIQRWWDTVGSALRATFLSLLQDIPSFSPILLLATCNVPHSSLFPEVQDLFCAEYGEVLQVQVPTPQERRNFFDDLILSQAAKAPASQKKAVLAALEVLPVAPPLPPRMLTEKEQQRLEEQEEDTLRELRLFLRDVTNRLSQDKRFKAFTKPVDLEEVPDYATVIEQPMDLSTVLSNIDTHKYVTVKEFVHDVDLIWKNCLEYNPDKDPSDRQIRHRACALKDTVQAIVKDELDEDFEKICEDIKESRSTRGCSTSRFAPSYYHVHPKTRAVDAQSTDAAGPSKESTTAAPSAVTTPRPSAQKKKRRKSRWCNGIIRKRSSPHTSKDHSAVVESGEEEEERRGAESEEEEGGDAAAESGLEELEITGAEETPMEQEEPAQQENQDRQPMEKDTKDSQTTEDASQATTEATPPTTEATPPRVEEAVEARAGDQSSEGTQDPVVVVGAQENHFLPEGGDDGQASSTDKTEPLRVEVDQENTTEVGVRRVTRVLNYQGMQQVMDVDQEILDQKTQPPVVDHNKLKELLQRAVSKTEGYEVYQLEKLYALLCQSIYRHRKDYDKTALLKEMENEIEDFS, from the exons ATGGTGATGCTACGCAGCAGCGGCGTGGGCGCGGAACCAGCAACTCGGAAGAGGAACCGGGTTGACTTGGATACGAGCTCCGAGTTTCTGTCGCTGGAGAGCGCAACGCAGACAAAGTCGAGTCGGCTGAAGAGGGGCCTGGATGACAGCTACAGTAACACTGAAAACACGCGAAAT GGCCACTCGATGGTGAAGGAGGAGGATAGCCCTCCGAGACGAGGATCCCTGAGGACCAGGGGACAGACCGTCAAACACGAGGTGTCCTTGGCTAAAATAAATGGCCAAACCAAGTCCCctgagaaagaggaggaaacTGGCGAACACAGCACAAG GAAATCCCCAAGACTGCAGGGCGATGGAAAAGCCTCCGCGTCATCCAGGGATAAGCAATCTGAAGCTG ATGCTACTGATGAAGTTGAGGAAGAAGAGGCCTCTACTCTGAAGACCCAGTTTGTTCTGCGTCCCAGGGAGGAGGACAGCTCTGTGAGACGCAGCTCCAGGATCACCAGATACAAGCGTAAATCCAGGaaccagtctgtcctctataaccgCCTCATCACCAA CACAGCTGAGGCAGTGCTGCAGAAGATGGATGATATGCAGAAAATGCGTCGCCGGTTAAGAAGCAGGGATACTACAGAGGAG GACCTTGTAATCTACGCTGGGGCCAAGAGGAAAAGGTCTTCTGAAAGAACCGAGGAAGGAAGTGAAGACCCTCAAGAGAATAAAAATGGAGTGACCTCCAGTGAAGAGGagaatgatgaggaagagggaggCAAAAATAATCAGGCAGATGACGAAGACGATGACGATGACCGtaatgaagatgatgatgatgatgaggaggaggacgaTGATGATGACCATGATGAAGATGACAACCAGAAACGTTATGACTTCAGGCAGAGGAAAGCTGCCGTTCGCTACCAGGCACCACGGGAGG AGCCCAAGACAAAGGCCATCTTCTTCAAGACTTCAAGACACTTGTCCCCATCCAGGCGGAGGTATGGGTTCAGCTCTACTGGTCCGAGAAGCCCTTACAACATAAGGAGAGGCAACAG GAGTGTGTCTGATAG AAGAAGACATGCCATCCACAGTAGTGACTCCAccacctcgtcctcctcctcttccccctcctcctctgacgATGATAAGttccagaggaggaggaggaagagcaggaaCAGATCGGTGAATAGATGTCTTCCCATGAATCTGCTGAAGGAGGATGTCCTGGGAATCCACAAGGACAGGATGAAGATTGGAGCCAGTCTAGCTGACGTTGACCCCATGCAGATAGACCAGACA GTGCGTTTTGACAGCATTGGGGGACTGACTAGGCACATCTCTGCCCTGAAAGAGATGGTGGTCTTCCCTCTACTTTACCCAGAGGTGTTTGAGAGGTTCAAGATCCAACCACCAAG gggctgTTTGTTCTACGGACCTCCTGGAACAGGGAAGACTCTAGTGGCCAGGGCGTTGGCTAACGAGTGcagtcagggagagaggaaggtctCTTTCTTCATGAGAAAGGGAGCAGACTGCCTCAGCAAGTGGGTGGGAGAGTCCGAACGGCAGCTACGTCTTCTCTTCGACCAG GCTTATCAGATGCGGCCATCGATTATATTCTTTGATGAGGTTGATGGGTTGGCTCCCGTCCGCTCAAGCAGACAGGACCAGATACACAG CTCCATTGTGTCCACTCTCCTTGCCCTGATGGATGGGTTAGACAGCAGAGGAGAGGTCGTGGTGATCGGAGCGACTAACCGTCTGGATTCTATAGACCCAGCTCTCAGGCGACCTGGGCGCTTCGACCGAGAGTTCCTCTTTGGCCTGCCTGACAGAGAG GCTCGGAAGGATATTCTGCAGATCCACACCAGACAGTGGACTCCCCAGCCATCAGCCTCGTTCCTGGAAGAACTGGCAGACAAGTGTGTTG GTTACTGCGGTGCTGACATGAAGGCGGTGTGTGCTGAGGCGGCTCTGTGTGCCCTGAGGAGACGCTACCCTCAGATCTACTCCTCGTCCCAGAAGCTGGTTTTAGATGTGGCATCTATCTCCATCGGCAGCAGGGACTTCCTGTCAGCCATGAGGAAGACGGTCCCAGCCTCCCAGAGAGCTGTGTCGTCCCCGGCCAAGGCTCTGACTCCTGTGGTCCAGCCACTGCTTGGTGCAGCCTTACAGACTGTACTGGGTGCAGTTAGCAGGCTGTTCCCACATGCAGAACAGGGGCTCAAGAGAGATAAGCGAGACAACG GTGTCCTCCCAGCTGGTGTTTTAGATGCTGATCTCCTGCACAGTGAAGATGAGGACTCCTCTGTCTGCATCACCGGTGTCTCTCACAAGGCCAAGGCAGCTGGGGGCTTCCTGCATTTCAGCAG gAGCGTGCTGAACCAGCCCACATCGTACCGTCCCAGGCTGCTGCTGGCGGGGCGTCCTGGGTCAGGTCAGAGCAGTCACCTGGCCCCTGCTGTGCTCCATGCCCTGGAGAAGTTCACAGTTTACACCCTGGACATGGCCGTGCTGTTCGGAGTCAGCACCACCTCTCCAGAGGAGGCCTGCGCTCAG ATGTTCTGTGAGGCCAAGAGGACGTCCCCCAGTATCCTTTATATCCCTCACATCCAGCGGTGGTGGGACACGGTGGGGTCTGCTCTCAGAGCTACCTTCCTCAGCTTGTTACAGGACATCCCCTCATTCTCACCCATCCTGCTGCTGGCCACCTGTAATGTCCCCCACAGCAGCCTCTTCCCTGAG GTCCAGGACCTGTTCTGTGCTGAGTATGGAGAGGTGCTCCAGGTTCAGGTCCCAACCCCACAGGAGAGAAGGAACTTCTTTGACGATCTCATCCTAAGCCAGGCAGCCAAAGCTCCTGCATCCCAGAAGAAAGCAG TGCTTGCAGCCCTGGAGGTGCTTCCTGttgctccccctcttcccccaagGATGCTGACAGAAAAGGAGCAGCAGCGattggaggagcaggaggaagacACTCTCAGGGAGCTCCGCCTCTTCCTGCGTGATGTCACCAACCGCCTCTCTCAGGACAAACGCTTCAAGGCCTTCACCAAGCCTGTCGACCTGGAGgag GTACCTGACTATGCTACAGTTATAGAGCAGCCCATGgacctgtccactgtcctctccaacATCGACACTCACAAGTACGTGACTGTGAAGGAGTTTGTCCACGACGTGGATCTCATCTGGAAGAACTGTCTGGAATACAACCCTGACAAAGATCCTTCAG ATCGTCAGATCCGCCACAGAGCCTGTGCTCTGAAGGACACTGTTCAGGCCATCGTCAAAGACGAACTGGATGAAGACTTTGAGAAGATCTGCGAGGATATCAAGGAGTCCCGCAGCACAAGAG GTTGCTCCACCTCAAGGTTCGCTCCATCCTACTATCACGTTCATCCCAAGACCAGAGCAGTGGATGCCCAGAGCACCGATGCAGCAGGCCCCTCTAAGGAGTCTACCACTGCTGCTCCCTCAGCTGTGACCACGCCACGCCCTTCAG CTCAGAAGAAGAAGCGCAGGAAGAGCCGCTGGTGCAACGGCATCATCAGGAAAAGGTCCTCTCCTCACACTTCTAAAGACCACTCTGCTGTGGTGGAgtctggagaggaagaggaggagaggagaggggcagagagcgaggaggaggaggggggtgatGCTGCAGCAGAGTCAGGCCTGGAGGAGCTGGAGATCACTGGGGCTGAGGAGACCCCCATGGAGCAGGAGGAACCAGCCCAACAGGAGAACCAGGACAGACAGCCCATGGAGAAAGACACTAAGGACAGCCAGACCACGGAGGATGCTAGCCAGGCTACAACGGAGGCTACCCCGCCCACAACGGAGGCTACCCCGCCCAGGGTGGAGGAAGCTGTGGAGGCTAGGGCTGGAGACCAGAGCAGTGAGGGCACCCAGGACCCTGTAGTGGTGGTTGGAGCTCAGGAAAACCACTTCTTACCAGAAGGGGGAGACGAT GGGCAGGCGTCCTCTACAGACAAAACTGAGCCTCTGAGAGTGGAAGTGGACCAAGAGAATACCACAG AAGTAGGAGTGAGGCGTGTGACGCGGGTCTTGAATTACCAGGGGATGCAGCAGGTGATGGATGTTGACCAGGAGATACTGGACCAGAAGACACAGCCCCCTGTGGTTGATCACAACAAACTAAAG GAGCTGCTTCAGAGAGCGGTGTCTAAGACTGAGGGATATGAGGTCTATCAACTGGAGAAGCTATACGCCTTGTTATGTCAGAGTATCTACAGACACCGCAAAGACTACGACAAGACTGCCCTGCTGAAG GAAATGGAAAATGAAATTGAAGATTTTTCATAA